A segment of the Gemmatimonadota bacterium genome:
CAACCCTCCTCGACGTACACCGCCCGGTTGGTCTTGCGCACGCTGCCCAGCACAGCGTCCATATCCAGCGGCCGGAGCGAGCGGAGATCCAGCACCTCGGCCTGAATCCCGTCCTTCTCCAGCCGCGCCGCCGCCTGCAGCGCAACGTGCACCATCTTGCCGTGCGTGATGATGCTGATGTCACGGCCTTCCTGCTTCACCTCGGCCACGCCGAGCGGCACCAGGTGGTCTTCGGCATCCGGCACCTCGCCCTTGAGGGCGTAAAGCAGCTCACCCTCCATCACGACCACCGGGTCGTCATCGCGGATGGCCGACTTGAGCAGCCCCTTGGCGTCAGCCGGCGTGGCCGGGGTGCACAGCTTCAGCCCCGGGAAGTGCGCATACGTCGACTCCAGCGCCTGCGAATGCTGCGCCGAAAGCTGCAATGCCGCGCCGCTCGGGCCGCGGAACACGATGGGACACTTGAACTGGCCGCCCGACATGTAATGCACTTTGGCCGCGCTGTTGAACACCTGGTCGAGGGCCAGGATCGAGAAGTTGAAGGTCATGAACTCGATCACCGGGCGCAGCCCGACCATCGCCGCGCCAATGCCGACGCCCGCAAAGCCGAGCTCTGTGATCGGCGTGTCTACCACGCGCTTCTCGCCGAACCGATCCAGCAGCCCCTTCGACACCTTGTACGCGCCGTTGTACAGCGCGACCTCCTCGCCCATCAGGAAGACGTCGGGGTCGCGCTCCATCTCCTCGACCAGCGCCTGATTCAACGCCTCGCGATACGTTATGACCGCCATGCGCCTCCCGCCTCCTCCCGCCCGTCAAAGAAGATGCGCCCCCGCTCCGGCAGCTCGGCGTAAACGTCGCGGTACAGCTCCTCCGGCGCCGGCTCAGGC
Coding sequences within it:
- a CDS encoding pyruvate dehydrogenase complex E1 component subunit beta; translation: MAVITYREALNQALVEEMERDPDVFLMGEEVALYNGAYKVSKGLLDRFGEKRVVDTPITELGFAGVGIGAAMVGLRPVIEFMTFNFSILALDQVFNSAAKVHYMSGGQFKCPIVFRGPSGAALQLSAQHSQALESTYAHFPGLKLCTPATPADAKGLLKSAIRDDDPVVVMEGELLYALKGEVPDAEDHLVPLGVAEVKQEGRDISIITHGKMVHVALQAAARLEKDGIQAEVLDLRSLRPLDMDAVLGSVRKTNRAVYVEEGWPFVGIGAQIVGLIQEEAFDELDAPVLRVTQADVPMPYSKGLEKLAKPSIERVVAACNRALYRD